Proteins from one Primulina huaijiensis isolate GDHJ02 chromosome 18, ASM1229523v2, whole genome shotgun sequence genomic window:
- the LOC140964066 gene encoding 9-cis-epoxycarotenoid dioxygenase NCED1, chloroplastic-like, with translation MANSKAATSSWIKPKSRAPLIADSGSCKTSVSFSQYISLPHRKGNFDIKSSIQAPTIHIPNQSQILTATKPATIKKPESASSPMKPQWNLIQKAASVALDALESALTAHELENHLPKTVDPVVQIAGNFSPVPEQPVKHELQVTGKIPDSIQGVYVRNGANPFFEPLAGHHLFDGDGMIHSVKFSDGSASYACRFTETQRLIQERDLGRPVFPKAIGELHGHSGIARLMLFYARGLFKLVDHHQGIGVANAGLVYFNNRLLAMSEDDLPYNVRLDPDGDLETVGRYSFNGQLSSPMIAHPKLDPVSGELFALSYDVIQKPYLKYFWFSRNGVKSEDVEIPISEPTMMHDFAITEDFVIVPDQQVVFKLSEMIKGGSPVAYDKNKVSRFGVLDRYAKNSSGIKWVEVPDCFCFHLWNAWEEPETNEIVVIGSCMTPPDSIFNECEEGLKSVLSEIRLNLKTGKSTRKPILSYEDQVNLEAGMVNKNRLGRKTQYAYLAIAEPWPKVSGFAKVDLFTGEIKKFIYGDEKFGGEPMFLPAGPDPKSEDDGYILTFVHDEKAWKSQLQIINAITMKLEASIKLPSRVPYGFHGTFINAKDLANQA, from the coding sequence ATGGCCAATTCTAAAGCTGCCACAAGTTCGTGGATTAAGCCTAAATCGCGTGCGCCATTAATTGCCGACTCGGGCTCCTGTAAAACATCTGTATCCTTCAGCCAATACATTAGTTTGCCGCATAGAAAAGGCAACTTCGACATAAAATCCTCCATCCAAGCTCCAACGATCCACATCCCGAATCAATCCCAAATCCTAACGGCTACAAAACCAGCTACCATAAAAAAACCAGAGTCAGCTTCTTCTCCAATGAAGCCACAATGGAATTTGATTCAGAAAGCTGCGTCGGTGGCTCTGGATGCACTGGAGAGTGCACTAACTGCTCACGAGCTGGAGAACCATTTGCCTAAAACAGTGGACCCTGTTGTCCAAATCGCCGGAAACTTCTCTCCTGTGCCGGAACAGCCGGTCAAGCACGAACTTCAGGTCACTGGGAAAATCCCAGACTCCATTCAAGGAGTGTACGTGAGAAATGGAGCTAACCCGTTCTTCGAGCCGCTCGCAGGACACCACCTCTTCGACGGTGATGGCATGATTCACAGTGTGAAATTTTCTGACGGCTCTGCAAGCTATGCCTGTCGGTTTACAGAGACACAAAGACTGATACAGGAAAGGGATTTGGGCCGCCCTGTTTTCCCAAAAGCTATTGGAGAGCTACATGGCCATTCCGGCATAGCTAGATTGATGCTTTTTTATGCTCGTGGTTTGTTTAAGCTGGTTGATCATCACCAGGGAATCGGAGTTGCGAACGCTGGATTGGTGTACTTCAACAACCGTTTATTGGCCATGTCCGAAGATGATTTGCCTTATAATGTACGCTTGGATCCGGATGGGGACCTGGAAACAGTGGGAAGGTACAGTTTCAATGGTCAGTTAAGCTCCCCCATGATTGCTCACCCAAAGCTCGACCCAGTCTCGGGCGAGCTCTTTGCTCTGAGCTACGACGTCATTCAGAAGCCATACTTGAAGTACTTCTGGTTTTCAAGAAACGGCGTGAAATCAGAGGACGTCGAGATCCCGATTTCTGAACCGACAATGATGCATGATTTTGCTATTACAGAAGATTTCGTGATCGTGCCGGATCAGCAGGTGGTGTTCAAGTTGTCGGAAATGATCAAAGGTGGCTCTCCTGTTGCCTACGATAAGAATAAAGTTTCCAGGTTCGGTGTGCTGGACAGGTATGCGAAGAACTCTTCTGGGATCAAGTGGGTGGAGGTGCCTGACTGCTTCTGTTTCCATCTTTGGAATGCATGGGAGGAGCCTGAAACAAATGAAATAGTTGTCATTGGTTCCTGCATGACTCCCCCGGACTCCATTTTCAACGAATGCGAAGAAGGATTAAAGAGTGTTCTATCTGAAATCAGGCTGAATTTGAAGACTGGTAAATCGACAAGAAAGCCCATTTTGTCATATGAAGATCAGGTGAATTTAGAAGCCGGGATGGTGAACAAAAACAGGCTTGGAAGAAAAACCCAATACGCATATCTTGCCATTGCAGAGCCATGGCCAAAAGTCTCAGGGTTCGCTAAGGTAGATCTTTTCACAggagaaatcaagaaattcaTTTACGGTGATGAGAAATTCGGTGGAGAACCCATGTTTCTCCCCGCAGGCCCTGATCCAAAATCTGAAGATGATGGCTATATTCTGACCTTCGTCCATGACGAAAAGGCTTGGAAATCACAACTCCAGATTATCAATGCCATCACAATGAAATTGGAGGCCTCAATTAAGCTCCCATCAAGAGTTCCCTATGGTTTTCACGGCACATTCATCAACGCCAAAGACTTGGCAAATCAGGCTTGA
- the LOC140964084 gene encoding ethylene receptor 1-like, which produces MWGSGHSYSVEACNCVETEWPADELLMKYQYISDFLIALAYFSIPLELIYFVKKSAVLPYRWVLVQFGAFIVLCGATHLINLWTFTIHTRTVAVVMTTAKLLTALLSYATALMLVHIIPDLLSVKTRELFLKNKAAELDREMELIRNQEEKGRHVRMLTHEIRSTLHRHTILKTTFVELGRTLALEECALWMPTRRGLELQLNYTPRHQNPVGRTVPIQLPVINQVFNANHAVKISPSSPIARFRPAGKYLPGQVVAVRVPLPHLSNFQIHDWPELSTKRYALMVLMLPSDSARQWHIHELELVEVVADQVAVALSHAAILEESTRARDLLMEQNIALDLARIEAETAVRARNGFLAVMNHEMRTPMHAIIALSSLLQETELTAEQRLMVETILKSSNLLATLINDVLDLSRLEDGSLQLELGSFSLHALFREVLNLIKPVASVKKLYVTLNLSPDMPECAVGDEKRLMQVLLNVICNAVKFSKVGGVSISAFVAKPDELRNPRSPDFFSIPSDKHFYLQVQVKDTGSGINPQDIPKLFMKFVQSQPLANKSSDGGGLGLAICKRFVNLMKGQIWVESEGLGKGSTAIFIVKLGIPGRSNELKISRVPRGPGNQVEKNFSGLKVVVMDGNCVNRTKGLLQHLGCDVLAVVSGDECVNAVTNEHRVVFLDVSMPIAHHFIAQVMAHQPADRRR; this is translated from the exons ATGTGGGGATCAGGCCATTCATATAGCGTGGAGGCCTGCAACTGCGTGGAGACAGAATGGCCTGCTGATGAATTGTTGATGAAATACCAGTATATTTCAGATTTCTTGATTGCCTTGGCATATTTCTCAATACCTTTGGAATTGATCTACTTTGTTAAGAAATCTGCCGTGCTTCCATATAGATGGGTTCTTGTCCAGTTTGGTGCATTCATTGTTCTTTGTGGAGCGACACACCTTATCAATTTATGGACATTTACCATTCATACAAGAACTGTGGCTGTTGTCATGACCACCGCAAAACTTTTGACAGCTTTACTGTCATATGCGACAGCTCTTATGCTAGTGCATATCATCCCCGATTTATTGAGTGTCAAAACCAGGGAGctgtttttgaaaaataaggcTGCCGAGCTAGATAGAGAAATGGAATTGATTCGGAATCAAGAAGAAAAAGGTAGGCATGTTAGAATGCTAACTCATGAAATAAGAAGCACTCTTCATAGGCATACTATACTGAAGACCACATTCGTTGAGCTGGGAAGAACATTGGCTTTGGAAGAGTGTGCATTATGGATGCCGACACGTAGAGGATTAGAGCTTCAACTGAACTACACTCCTCGTCATCAAAACCCGGTAGGACGTACCGTACCTATTCAACTTCCTGTGATCAATCAAGTGTTCAACGCTAATCATGCAGTGAAAATCTCTCCAAGTTCTCCCATTGCCAGATTTCGACCTGCTGGAAAATACTTGCCCGGTCAGGTGGTTGCTGTCCGTGTCCCACTACCGCATCTTTCCAATTTCCAGATACATGATTGGCCTGAACTCTCCACGAAACGTTATGCTTTGATGGTTTTGATGCTACCTTCAGATAGCGCAAGACAATGGCATATCCACGAACTGGAGCTTGTTGAAGTGGTGGCAGACCAG GTAGCAGTTGCTCTTTCACATGCTGCAATTCTGGAAGAGTCTACGAGGGCGAGAGATCTTCTTATGGAACAGAATATTGCCCTTGATCTAGCAAGAATAGAAGCAGAGACAGCAGTTCGAGCTCGTAATGGTTTCTTGGCTGTGATGAATCATGAAATGAGAACTCCCATGCATGCTATTATCGCTCTCTCATCCTTGCTTCAAGAAACTGAGCTCACAGCCGAGCAACGTCTGATGGTCGAGACAATCCTTAAGAGCAGCAACCTTTTGGCCACGCTTATCAATGATGTCTTAGATCTTTCAAGGCTTGAAGATGGTAGTCTTCAACTTGAGTTAGGAAGTTTTAGCCTTCATGCACTATTTAGAGAG GTCCTGAACTTAATAAAACCTGTAGCATCAGTGAAGAAGTTATATGTTACACTGAATTTATCTCCAGATATGCCTGAGTGCGCTGTTGGGGATGAAAAACGGCTGATGCAAGTTCTTTTAAATGTCATCTGTAATGCTGTCAAATTCTCGAAAGTGGGTGGCGTCTCTATATCTGCTTTTGTTGCAAAGCCAGATGAGCTAAGAAATCCTCGATCCCCTGACTTTTTCTCTATACCTAGTGATAAACACTTCTATTTGCAAGTACAG GTAAAAGATACTGGTTCAGGAATAAATCCCCAAGATATTCCGAAACTTTTCATGAAATTTGTGCAGAGTCAACCTCTAGCTAATAAAAGTTCTGATGGTGGTGGACTAGGTCTTGCAATTTGTAAGAG GTTTGTAAATCTCATGAAAGGGCAAATTTGGGTCGAAAGCGAAGGTCTCGGCAAGGGTTCTACTGCAATATTCATTGTAAAACTTGGAATTCCTGGACGCTCCAATGAATTGAAGATCTCTCGTGTGCCAAGAGGGCCAGGAAATCAAGTGGAGAAAAACTTTTCTGGGCTCAAAGTCGTGGTAATGGATGGTAACTG TGTCAACCGTACCAAAGGCCTCCTACAGCATCTGGGATGTGATGTTTTAGCTGTTGTCTCGGGAGACGAGTGTGTCAACGCAGTTACAAATGAACACAGGGTGGTGTTCCTCGATGTGAGCATGCCAATCGCCCATCATTTTATAGCTCAGGTCATGGCTCACCAACCTGCTGACAGACGAAGATGA